A region of the Stieleria neptunia genome:
GAAGTGCTCGGAAAACTGGGCGAAGTACTCGATCAGGGTGGAGGTGAATTCAGCGAGTCAATCGAAGACGTCGTCGATTCGATTCAGGAAGTGGTTGAAATGGTTGAAAAGATCGAGCCCGTCTTGAAAGCGATTCAGAGGATGCTGTGAGACGGATAGCGTCCCGTTTACCGCAATCGTCTGATTGTGCTTCTCTAAACTTGTAAGGATCTTACTGTGAGTGTCAAAGAAATTGCTCAAAACGTTGATGAATCCCAACAACGGATGCGTCAACTCTTGGCGATGTTGGATACAGGGCACGACCTGGGGGATACCGCTCGCCAGGAACTGTCGGATCATGTGCCGCAACTGGACGAAGTCACCGGAGAAATTGCCGAACATTTTCGGTCGATCTCTGAATACGTCGAATCGTCCGACGTGGAGCAGTCCGCTGGTGAAGTCACCAAGGCCTTGTCTGAGCTCACTGAATCGGCTGAACAAATCGCCGAACAGCTTGAGTCCACCCATGACGAGTTTGTTTCCAACGCGACATCGGCTCGGGAAGAGATTGCCTCCACACTGGAAACGTTGGAGGCCGCGTTAGAAACGATCAGCTCCAGTCTGGAGGAAGCAACGCAACAGTTGGGCGAGGCGAAAGTGACTGTTGAAACCATCTCTGCCTCCAGCGAACAAACCTTTGCACTAGTCACCGAAACGGCGGAAGGGTTCCAGACAGATCTTGAAGAAACTGTTTCAACCGTTGATTCGGCCTTTGAGACTTTGGTTTCGCAAACACGGGACACCATCCTTGCCGCGATCAATGAACTGTTCGACTCGCTCGAAGAAGCGATCGAAACCGGGATTCGCGGCGAGATGGCAGAGGCCGTCAGCAGTTTTGGCGAGGAACTGACTGAACTGCAAGAAGACCTGGATGGTGAAATCGACAACTTAGGTGAGCAGCTCATTGAACGGGTCGAACAGACCTTCAGCAACCTCACCGAATACGCGCAACAACAAGCGGAAACCGAGGTCTCCGAAGCCCTGGAACAATTGATCCAGGAAATTCTGACCGCGTTCGCCGCCGAGATTGTCCAGGCCATTTCGATGACGTCCGTTGGTGTCTCAACCACGGGTTCGTTGTCGGCCATCCTGCCATACCTTGTCACGGTCAAAAAACTACTGGAACTCATCAACGACGCCATGGACATGATCCCGGGCTAACCCAAAAGGTACAGAACAATGGACGCAGAACAAATTCGAATTCTCGGCGAATCCACCACCGAAATGCCCATTCGGGCGCAGCAGGTCGTTCAGCAGAGTATTGCCGTCAAGGCGCAACTCGACGAACTGGGCGGCCACGCGGGCGATTTGGATGGCATGTTGACCGAACGGCTCTCGACACTCGTCGAAGCCATGTCGGATTACCAAACCGAAAGTGAACAACAGCGGCAGTCGCTGGAACAGGAAGTGGAAGATCTATTCAACCAAATGCAGCAGGTCGGCGAGACCACACAGGAGCAAAACTCGCAAGTCATCGCCGGCGTCCA
Encoded here:
- a CDS encoding coiled-coil domain-containing protein codes for the protein MSVKEIAQNVDESQQRMRQLLAMLDTGHDLGDTARQELSDHVPQLDEVTGEIAEHFRSISEYVESSDVEQSAGEVTKALSELTESAEQIAEQLESTHDEFVSNATSAREEIASTLETLEAALETISSSLEEATQQLGEAKVTVETISASSEQTFALVTETAEGFQTDLEETVSTVDSAFETLVSQTRDTILAAINELFDSLEEAIETGIRGEMAEAVSSFGEELTELQEDLDGEIDNLGEQLIERVEQTFSNLTEYAQQQAETEVSEALEQLIQEILTAFAAEIVQAISMTSVGVSTTGSLSAILPYLVTVKKLLELINDAMDMIPG